In Oryza brachyantha chromosome 1, ObraRS2, whole genome shotgun sequence, the following are encoded in one genomic region:
- the LOC102701970 gene encoding G-type lectin S-receptor-like serine/threonine-protein kinase At1g34300 codes for MPRIWFGSGFGFALCAFVRSPQVETGEKVNQGIPAGRDTTSAALPELINQLRPCRLAEAQHENFPTTATAVAMGPRCTWPVLLPVALLLHAALASSDFPLGANFTAPLVYQQPGLAVTTTGTVLSASPQRPGGAAVTAAIRVVAGTGGLEGLSMCSLVVLLGDVTAWASDHNGVTFLTRGPCRLELTVDGDLRLTDGAGIVGWSSSTAGRRAKVLHLTQTGNLVLLDAKNQSVWQSFDEPTDKLLRGQQIRLPSSLTAPVTTIPSAFYSLELGDHTVTANLHVAHRRYTYWELTDPSPIRSMEFAEMDVLGLKLLDGQRRPVAHVSPAIKAPVSFLALGDEGNLGMYSYDGQDKKFRPSYKALGFCQLPLACGLLGVCSAAGKCNSFSTYGVQPVQLQMHDRSSHICNASAVADQLDMAVMRGIVTVLRPASPPTTNVTMEQCADSCLRNCSCAAALHVAADSGSGRGHLATHHGECSHYELTAGAREVIGGGHRHSYLVKVPRTRACGHEDDDSAINRGLTKILIFFGTLDAIGMCIFIWLCAYYCIYLHDIPVLEDKDEDDDEGEAGRRRGGVSQNPPANSQPVIELN; via the exons ATGCCCAGGATTTGGTTTGGTTCTGGTTTTGGTTTTGCTCTTTGTGCATTTGTACGCTCCCCTCAGGTGGAGACCGGAGAAAAAGTGAACCAAGGCATCCCAGCAGGCCGTGATACAACCTCAGCGGCTCTGCCTGAGCTGATCAACCAGCTCCGCCCATGCAGACTTGCCGAGGCCCAGCATG agaatTTTCCAACGACCGCGACGGCCGTGGCCATGGGCCCCCGGTGCACCTGGCCCGTGCTGCTCCCGgtcgctctcctcctccacgccgcccTCGCGTCGTCCGATTTCCCTCTCGGCGCCAACTTCACCGCGCCCCTGGTCTACCAGCAGCCTGGTCTCGCCGTGACGACGACGGGCACGGTGCTCAGCGCGTCGCCGCAGCGGcctggcggcgccgccgtcaccgccgccatcaGGGTCGTGGCCGGCACGGGGGGCTTGGAAGGCTTGTCCATGTGCTCCCTCGTTGTCCTCCTGGGCGACGTCACGGCCTGGGCCTCGGACCACAACGGCGTGACGTTCCTGACGCGGGGCCCCTGCCGGCTCGAGCTCACGGTGGACGGCGATCTGCGGCTCACGGACGGCGCCGGGATCGTCGGGTGGTCGTCTTCCACGGCAGGGCGACGCGCAAAG GTTCTGCACCTGACCCAGACCGGCAACCTCGTTCTCCTGGACGCCAAGAACCAGTCGGTgtggcaaagcttcgacgagCCAACGGACAAGCTGCTCCGTGGCCAGCAGATTCGGCtgccctcctccctcaccgCGCCGGTGACAACGATCCCCTCGGCGTTCTACTCCTTGGAGCTCGGAGACCACACGGTCACCGCCAATCTCCACGTTGCGCATCGCAGGTACACCTACTGGGAGCTCACTGATCCTAGCCCTATCCGGAGCATGGAGTTTGCGGAGATGGACGTGCTGGGGCTGAAGCTGCTGGACGGGCAACGGCGACCGGTCGCACACGTCTCGCCGGCGATCAAGGCGCCGGTCAGCTTCCTGGCGCTTGGAGACGAAGGCAATCTCGGCATGTACTCCTATGATGGCCAGGACAAGAAGTTCAGGCCATCGTACAAGGCGCTCGGGTTCTGCCAGCTGCCCCTCGCCTGCGGCCTCCTCGGtgtctgctccgccgccggcaaaTGCAACAGCTTCTCCACCTACGGTGTCCAGCCGGTGCAGCTGCAGATGCACGACCGCAGCAGTCATATCTGCAACGCATCGGCCGTCGCAGACCAGCTCGACATGGCGGTGATGAGAGGCATCGTCACGGTACTCaggccggcctcgccgccgacgaccaaCGTGACGATGGAGCAGTGCGCGGACTCCTGCCTGCGAAACTgctcctgcgccgccgcgctccacgTGGCGGCCGACAGCGGTAGCGGCCGCGGCCACCTCGCCACCCACCACGGCGAGTGCTCTCACTACGAGCTGACGGCGGGGGCCCGGGAGGtgatcggcggcggccaccggcaCAGCTACCTGGTGAAGGTCCCAAGAACAAGAGCCTGCGGGCACGAAGACGATGACAGCGCAATCAACCGCGGGCTCACCAAGATCCTGATCTTCTTCGGGACGCTCGATGCGATCGGCATGTGCATATTTATATGGCTGTGTGCGTACTACTGCATCTATCTCCATGACATCCCGGTCCTCGAGGACAAGGACGAGGATGACGACGAAGGGGAAGCAggacgccgccgaggaggcgtGTCGCAAAATCCTCCTGCCAACAGTCAACCTGTTATAGAACTGAACTGA